From the genome of Brassica oleracea var. oleracea cultivar TO1000 unplaced genomic scaffold, BOL UnpScaffold01471, whole genome shotgun sequence:
CAAAGAAgagaccaaaagaaaaaaaagatgaaatttttttgtaatcaagCTTCATTCTTCATTGAGACTTGTCTCTCATCTCCTTGAGATTCCTCCAAAGGTACTTTCCGCTGGCCATGTCGACGAACACCCAAAACCCATTCTCCATCCTCTGTTCATCAACATGTCGAAAGGAGACAACTTTAGAAACAGAATTCAACAACTTAGCGAAAAGCAATGAGATTTACCTTTCTGAAACAGAGTCCTTGTTTATCATTCAATTCAACCGCTGAGTCGTCGTCTCCGATGAGTTCCGGCGAAGAAGAACTCACCGTCTTCCACGCGAAGTATCCAGCGAGGACCGCAGAGAAGAACACTAACAGGAATCTCAAAGGACACATATTGAAACagggaaagaagaagagattgggTTTTGATTATCAATGTgacgaaaaagaaagaaatggagaaTCTAGGGTGTTCGTGAaagggagaaagagagagagagatttaaaGGGTGAGAGATTACGACGACAtgtctccctctctctctctctctctctgcgaTCAAAAGGAAACGCGTTTCTGATCTTTTCAGCAATGGGAGGATGCGAATtggtatttttgaaatattacgTCAATGAATTATATACACTTAATATTTCCACTGTTTTATATAACTGCCCCAATATCTTTTATCGTTTCAAATAAGCCCCTGTGTTTTACGAATTATATCTTTTTCACCAATTTCAAAGAATTTGtattaaactaaactaaaataaaataagatggaaaataaaataagatggAAAGTCTAGAAGGGGATGACCTCAACTACCACTCATATAGTTGTATTATTGTATCATGTTCATGTATCTATGATGCAAGTTTTGTCAACGCAGACGCAGTTATAGAACTGAATATATGGCTCTTCTACAAAAGTCTAACTCGTTTTGGTACAAAGTTGAGTGACAATCTAGGAATTGATGACTTCATCTTCAAAGTAATCTCACATATCGGACGTTCGGATTATTGTGTTTATAATGCAAATACTTGCTAGATTTCTAAGAACTGATTTTCTTATAgttccaatatattttttttggatcacATTCTTATAGTTCCAATATTTATTGCGAAATATAGACGTATTTGGTATTGGTATTATGATTATCACGGGAAACGAATCCTCAGTCTGATGTTATCTGTGTAGTTTTCTTATGTTTGATGAAACTGTCGAGGCTTTTTGGAGATGATGTGTCATGTGTGAGTTTTATACAAAGTCTACTTATATACTCAGTGGGCTTTGCTCCAAGCTCCCCACAAGTGGATATGTAAACACCTTCACCTTACTTCTTACGAAACATGGAAGTTGAAGGGTGTTATTGATGCTGGTGAGTTTATTAGTATATATGTACACACCAACATGTACTTGTCAATCCGCGAGAGGTAAGTTTACGACCATACAGAAAACAGTTTGCTAGAATTGCTCTCTGTCATGTACTTTGATCCGAAGAGAAGTTCAGTTTAGAGGATGTGATGATCTTTAGGCGACTCGATGAAGTGTTAATACAAAATAACATTGAGAGTCTTAGGCCTTCCTTGTAAGAGCTTTCAtcagttttttcttcttaaaataacattttactTATTCAATTTTCTTAACATCATAATTTCTTGTAATGCACATGATTGATTGAACCCCATCGGGTGCTTTTGTCATGATTTGATAATTCCTTAATCTCAACATGCGGATGCTATAGACTGCTGCATTATGATGCTATAAACTCagaatagtaatttttaacacacaaaaaaaactatagaagaTACCTGTAAAGACAGGCTGTAACATGTGTTTAAAATTGCACCTTACGTTCCTTTTGTTATGTTTCTAGCATTTGTCATGTAACTCTTCTTTCTTTCAGAAATCGAAATAGCCTTCTTGCCAGTTAAAGAAGTACAGGCTGtaacatattaatatttaataaatttatgttaCGGATTTTAATATCATCTGAAGTTCATAAAACTTCCACTGGTTGATAATGAATGTGTTTAGTAGCACAGGCAAAATGCcgtttaacaaaaaattatccCAATGAGTTTAGCATCATGTGATGAACTTCCACTAGTCGATAATGAATGTATTAGCGCGTACATGTGACAtgcatttttaatataaaactagaTTTTTACCCGCGCTTCGAAAACGCTTATctcattttaaacattttattttataacatttttttttggcatgaaaaaaatatatatgatatgtcTTATGTATTTGTGTAATagttgtttcatatttttttcagacagcaattgtttttatatgtagAATGATCATTATTAAGATATCCAGTCAAAATAGAGTTGTTTACCGGTAAAACTGAACCaataaaaccgaaaccgaaccaaaatagaGAAAGTGTTTAGATTTTGTAGTCACAATGCGGTCCGCTATTTCTGTATGAGATTTCGGTTCAATGGGTGTAAATAGTCATGGTGGGTCCTGGAGACGGCAATCTTCCGTCCTGCCTTCCGAACGATGGCATCGTCGCGTGGAGGTTCTCTCTTGTGCCGTCGGAGGCTGTGTTTGTCTGGTTTCATGGTAGGTCCGTGCTTCGATTCTTCGGGTCCATTTGTGTCGGGTAGAGTTTGTTGGAAGCTGCAGGAGGCGTAGCTTTTAGGTTTGAGGGCGTCTATCTCTCGGTAGCTCGTGGCAATTGACTCTTTTTTTCTCTGGCCTTTTGGCTTGTTTGGTCCCAGCCTGCTTCGCTGCTTAGATGATTGCCAGGCTTGTTGCTTCGCTatggttttgtttgtttctttgtcGCTTTCTGGTTCTGTTGTTTAGTTTCGATTTCTGCATTCCACTACTAGCATCTTTGTAGTCTCTgtcataaatttaaataacattttaccaaaaaaaaatttcttaacttTAGGTGTGGCAGTGAATTTGGAGATTTTATCCATAAACACAGATATTAAAGTATTGTATTTTGgtaaataacaattaatttttttttaagacaagGAAGTGGTCTGGCCCGGACTAATCCCCCGTTGGGCGGGGAACAATGACCGGTTGTTTAACCCTTTACCCAGATTTTTATGCGTATTCGAACCGGAGATGTCTAGCATAAGTGCCTCGGGTCCTTTCCAGTTAAGCTAGCTCGTCATCGTAATAACGTTTAGATATTTGCACGATGTTTCTTTGGTTTTCCTTAGAATAACACCTTTAAccggttgataaaaaaaataccttTAACCTTTTTTCCTTGAAATCTTAATCCGTTCCCATGGAAGGGCGTTACGTTGTCATAATTTGATCGTTACATACTTCCATAGTTTGAATAGATTCCAACGACATGTGTTACACTATTAAACAATGTGGGTGCTGCTTTTGCAGACGACTGGCTGCATGTACACAACTAAATCTCTTAGAAGCTAGAAACAATATCATTTAATTCCTAGTTGACGATATATGGATATAGCATTCATAACAAAACTGAAGATTCCTTCGATATACGTGTATCAGAGATGAAACCGAAGCTACTATTAGGCTGCATCGCCTAGTCAACGCTCACGCCGTTgtattt
Proteins encoded in this window:
- the LOC106321354 gene encoding uncharacterized protein LOC106321354, which translates into the protein MCPLRFLLVFFSAVLAGYFAWKTVSSSSPELIGDDDSAVELNDKQGLCFRKRMENGFWVFVDMASGKYLWRNLKEMRDKSQ